The Massilia sp. H6 DNA window CGTTTCGTTTGCTCGACTTCGGCAGTGAATTTGTACTGGCTCCAGGCGTCAACGATTTTGTCGAGTGCTTTACTGGCGTCGCCGACAACGGGAGCAGCTTTGGTTAGTGTACGGAGCATAGTGATCCTATCAGGACAGTTCGGCAGAGCCGGAAATTTTCGCTTTGAGGTTGGCGACCGCCGCACCGTCCTCTTCCATGATCGCGATATCGAGCAGATTCTTCAACCCTTTACCCACCATCACCATCGTCGCAAAGGCTTCCGGATCGCTATCGTCGTCCACCTTGACTGCATCGAAGCGTTTCGCGACCCTGCTCAGGGCAGACGATAATTCCTTCGCGTTCGCACGCAGTGCCGACAGCGCTAACGTTACCTTTTTCAACTCTGCAATTGCTGTGTCTGCCTTCGCCTCATAGGCGCGTGCTTGGGTCAATGCTTCTTCTGCTTTGCTAGCCATCATGAAACCGCCGATGGCTAACGCGGGGCCGAGGACGATCCCGCCTAATGCAATGGCGCCGCCAGCCATGCCAAAGCCGCCGGCGCTCAGAGCGCCGCCGCCGAGCCAGGCCAGCGTGGCATTGGTGGCTGCCGCGCCACTCAAGCCCGATATCATGGTGCCGGTCGAGGCGGCAGCGAGGGTCCCCACCCCACTGTATGCGCCCATGGCCGCCAAGGCGCCGCTCGCGGCACCAAGGCCCAGTCCCTTTTCGATCTCGAGCGATTTCAGCACCAGGCGTTCCATCTGCTTGAGTTCGTCGAGTGTGATCTGGACATTAAAGCCCTTCAACACAGACTTGGCGTTTTTGGAACGCTTGATGACGTCGACGAGATGCTTGATCTGGTTGTTGAAGATTGACAGCTTCACGCGACCAAGCTTCTCGAATGCGGTATTGGTCTTGTCGCGATCGGCGTTGATGGCTTCTTCTGCCTCTTCATAGCGGCGGCGTGCGCTCTTGCCAATCCGTTCGGCGTCTTCGAAGTCGCTCATGGCGCCAATCCCCTTGACGACGCCGGTAGTGGCCAACAGGGCAGCGGCGCCCCAAAGAATGAGTGGTACTGGCATGTTTTCGGCCCGATGATCAGTTAACTAGCGCGTAAGTAGTATTGCGCAAGAGAAAGATATGATGTTACAGCATCTGGAACGGATAGGCTGGTGTCATCACGGCGCTGCCCTGATTTATGCGGGGTGGGTGGAATCTGTTGCGTGTTGGCACAGTGCGCCATGCTCACGGTTGGAAGGCAATCGGGAGATCGCTGTTGCCTTAAGTGCAAGAAAGTAGAACTTCCAGTTAGTTGATTTTAGATAATAATTTCGGTTCGACTATCGGACTAGCTATTGTCTTCAATTGCACGCAATATCGACCAAATTAACATTTATGAAAACACCTATAACGCTCATCTATTATCTCAACGCGCATCGGATCAACTACGCGCGCTCGCCGACGACCTGGCTCGGGTGACACTCTCCCCACCACACAGCAGGGTGATCAGCGTTGCCGACATATGTCGGCTTTATGACGGCGTTTCCCGGAAAGTTTAACTTCGTCAATGGGATCTTCCCCAAAAGAATGAAAAAGTTATTTATCGATTGAGCGTAGAGGATAATCAGATACTTCAACGTTTCGAGCAAGCGCGCGAACGAATTACGCCTGACGATAAGGCGGTAATATCGCTTGCTAGATTCAACAGGTTTCAAACGCACAGCAATACGCTCTATGTCGGCGCCTCTCAAGATCTTTGCGTGCGATTGGAATGGCATTGCGGAATCAAACGCCCGGAAAACTTTGCGCTTCATTTAAGTCGTTGGCTTCCGGACGAGCTGCGCGAGATCCCAAACCTTGGAGTACTGGTCACTTTCGGGACTTGATTTGAGCCATGAGCTGGCTGCGCAAGCCTTGGAAGACGCCATGTGGACAGAATGCGCACCGTTGTTTGGACGGCAAGGAGCAAAGTAGGGCGGGCACACCCGGAGATTGATTTTTTAGGCACCTTCAGCATCGATGGGCGCCGTGCTGAATACCGCCACCGATCTATCGATTCTCGGCACTCTCATCCCTGACGCATTGGTCGTCATCCGCACAAATTGCCGCGCAGGCGTCGCCGAATAACTGACGTGGATGGGTCGATCCTTACCATAAAAATAGAGTCGGTCGAAGGGCGTATTGGCGGCCACCCATAGCGCGACTTCCTCCATGTCTTCGTCGGCCACGACAAAGTCGCAAGCGGCGCCGAGCCGGTCACAGATTGGACGACCAGTACGCGTCAATTCGTGCCCTGCGTGCTGGTCCAGTTTGGGCGCGATACGGCCCGGAATCACCCGCGCGAGTTCAGCCGAGCAGAAACCATAGGTCAGTTCGACCATCCCGAAATAGTCGACCACGGGATCGATCACCTGACGAGCCAGGTCATGTAGGGCAGTGTAGGTAGCCGGTTGACGCGGACGGTTAGGCAACCCTGTGCTGGCCTGGGTTTCGCCACGCTCGATGAAGTCGCGGTAGGTAAAATGTCCGCCGCACGCCTTATCTAGTTCGGGCAAGTTCGCGCTGCGCACGAGTGCAAATCCATCGATTTGCCAGCGGCGAGATTCGAGCTCAGCTGCGAACTGCGCGGTAGTCCGATCCTCGTTGATGAGCTCATTCAGATCAGCGCGCACCAGCTGGTCTTCGAACGCGAGCTGGTCAGCATAATTCAGGCATTCCTCGTTGATGAAACGCGATTTCCAGAATAAACAGGGAGACGGATAGGCCTCGCTCCCATACTCAAAGAGGTCCAGATCGAGTTCACGCAGTTTGACCTTGACCCGTCGCGAGAGGGCCGGAATAGGGCTGTTGTCGAAGTCGACGTAGCTGGACAGACTCATTTTGCCTGAACGGATGTGGATTTTTACGAGGTCGAAGTCGGACAGTTCGCCCACCAACATGGTGGCGCAACCGATATAGATGCGCAATAACGCCGGCAGTCGAGGCACAAGGCTGGTGTGCAGTTGTAATGAGTGGCTCTCTACCAGCCACCCCAAGCCATACTGGGATGCCGTGACACAGGCCGCATTCAGTCTTTCCAGATCAGTTAGCTCATGCAAGATCGCGCGCGCGTTGCATTGCCAAGCGCGGTAGTCCCCGAAGTGATATCGCACATCGCGTTGCAGCGTCGGATCGAGGTCACGATACGGCTGGCGCTTACCAAACTGTCCCAAGGCCGCGAACACGAGCAGGTCATCGACCTTGGCTTGCTCTGCACTACGCACCTCGGCTTGGTCTAAATACTTGGCAACGAGACTGAGCGCTTTGTTCAGCGACAGCGCCGCAATGCCAAGTCCGTCCGACAGGGCAGGTGTGAGTTCGTCGCTGAGTGGCGCACGACCCAGACCGAGGTGAACCTGCCATAGGTCGCGCAACAGCTCGCCATGGGCCGCAACGAGCGCTTCTTCGCGCGACGGTTTCGGAGCGCGCGGCTCGGCTATGCGGGATGGACGGGGTGTTCGAACCGGGGTGCGCCAGGCGCGCGCTGCATCGCGCCGACGTCCGCCATAACGCCGTTGCAGAAACCGTTGTTCCAGGAGTTTGTCCCTGAAGACAAAAAAGACGCCGGGCCCGACTGCGACCGCCGGTT harbors:
- a CDS encoding DNA phosphorothioation-associated putative methyltransferase, producing the protein MQKPFQGLVGKHVVDHLYAHITALSSWPEALRAACERAASLAGLVIGEHVNVVKMHASTEQLSLLAYDDFDAAPFPTLSKSWRVHLQTSSVVFRDYTQSRNPPVLHRKETLLPSTDPRIAQWSALTHTAEALGLFEDTSRIGFHEQWLEQIASKGYALDGEEFIPLANVAAPHDEASAITGPVQRHLTALTRTNLSAPVQALWRHELINFEHSFFDYGCGKGDDLRALLENGIEAAGWDPHYRPEAARQVADTVNLGFVINVIEDLDERMEALRGAYALTRGVLAVAAMLASAQPPDGRAHRDGYLTSRNTFQKYFSQVQLRDFIEHVLDEPAVAVGPGVFFVFRDKLLEQRFLQRRYGGRRRDAARAWRTPVRTPRPSRIAEPRAPKPSREEALVAAHGELLRDLWQVHLGLGRAPLSDELTPALSDGLGIAALSLNKALSLVAKYLDQAEVRSAEQAKVDDLLVFAALGQFGKRQPYRDLDPTLQRDVRYHFGDYRAWQCNARAILHELTDLERLNAACVTASQYGLGWLVESHSLQLHTSLVPRLPALLRIYIGCATMLVGELSDFDLVKIHIRSGKMSLSSYVDFDNSPIPALSRRVKVKLRELDLDLFEYGSEAYPSPCLFWKSRFINEECLNYADQLAFEDQLVRADLNELINEDRTTAQFAAELESRRWQIDGFALVRSANLPELDKACGGHFTYRDFIERGETQASTGLPNRPRQPATYTALHDLARQVIDPVVDYFGMVELTYGFCSAELARVIPGRIAPKLDQHAGHELTRTGRPICDRLGAACDFVVADEDMEEVALWVAANTPFDRLYFYGKDRPIHVSYSATPARQFVRMTTNASGMRVPRIDRSVAVFSTAPIDAEGA